In Peromyscus maniculatus bairdii isolate BWxNUB_F1_BW_parent chromosome 9, HU_Pman_BW_mat_3.1, whole genome shotgun sequence, one genomic interval encodes:
- the Ero1a gene encoding ERO1-like protein alpha, with translation MGCGWGLLVGLLGALWLLRSGHGEERRPETAAQRCFCQVSGYLDDCTCDVETIDKFNNYRLFPRLQKLLESDYFRYYKVNLKKPCPFWNDINQCGRRDCAVKPCHSDEVPDGIKSASYKYSEEANLIEECEQAERLGAVDESLSEETQKAVLQWTKHDDSSDSFCEVDDIQSPDAEYVDLLLNPERYTGYKGPDAWRIWSVIYEENCFKPQTIQRPLNPLASGQGKSKENTFYSWLEGLCVEKRAFYRLISGLHASINVHLSARYLLQDTWLEKKWGHNVTEFQQRFDGVLTEGEGPRRLKNLYFLYLIELRALSKVLPFFERPDFQLFTGNKVQDAENKVLLLEILHEIKSFPLHFDENSFFAGDKNEAHKLKEDFRLHFRNISRIMDCVGCFKCRLWGKLQTQGLGTALKILFSEKLIANMPESGPSYEFQLTRQEIVSLFNAFGRISTSVRELENFRHLLQNVH, from the exons GTTAGTGGTTACCTGGATGATTGTACCTGCGATGTTGAGACCATCGATAAATTTAATAACTACAGACTTTTCCCAAGACTACAAAAACTTCTTGAAAGTGACTACTTTAGATATTACAag GTAAACTTGAAGAAGCCCTGTCCTTTCTGGAATGACATCAACCAGTGTGGGAGAAGAGACTGTGCTGTGAAACCCTGTCATTCT GATGAAGTTCCTGATGGAATTAAGTCTGCAAGCTACAAG taTTCTGAAGAAGCTAACCTCATTGAAGAATGTGAACAAGCTGAGCGGCTTGGAGCAGTGGATGAATCTCTGAG TGAGGAAACCCAGAAGGCCGTCCTTCAGTGGACCAAGCATGATGATTCTTCAGACAGCTTCTGTGAAGTTGACG ACATACAGTCCCCTGATGCTGAGTATGTGGATTTACTCCTTAACCCTGAGCGCTACACAGGCTACAAGGGGCCGGATGCTTGGAGGATATGGAGTGTCATCTATGAAGAAAACTGTTTTAA GCCACAGACAATTCAACGGCCTTTAAATCCTTTGGCTTCTGGTCAAG gaaaaAGTAAAG agAACACTTTTTACAGCTGGCTAGAAG GCCTCTGTGTAGAAAAGAGAGCATTCTACAGGCTTATATCTGGTCTACATGCAAGCATTAATGTGCATTTGAGTGCAAGGTATCTTTTACAAG aTACTTGGCTGGAAAAGAAATGGGGCCACAATGTCACAGAGTTTCAGCAGCGCTTTGATGGGGTTTTGACTGAAGGAGAAGGTCCGAGAAGGCTGAAGAACTTGTATTTTCTGTACTTGATAGAGTTAAGGGCTCTGTCTAAAGTCCTCCCATTTTTTGAGCGCCCAGATTTTCAGCTCTTCACTGGAAATAAAGTTCAGGATGCAGAAAACAAAGTGTTACTTCTGGAGATCCTTCATGAAATCAA GTCATTTCCTTTGCATTTTGATGAGAATTCCTTTTTTGCTGGGGATAAAAATGAAGCACATAAACTAAAG GAGGACTTCCGActacattttagaaatatttcgAGAATCATGGATTGTGTTGGTTGTTTTAAGTGCCGACTGTGGGGAAAGCTCCAG aCTCAGGGTTTGGGCACTGCTCTGAAGATCCTGTTTTCCGAGAAACTGATAGCAAATATGCCAGAGAGTGGACCAAGTTATGAATTCCAGCTAACCCGACAGGAGATAGTATCCTTGTTTAATGCATTTGGAAG GATTTCGACAAGTGTAAGAGAATTAGAGAACTTCAGGCACTTGTTACAGAATGTTCACTGA